The Blautia hydrogenotrophica DSM 10507 genome window below encodes:
- a CDS encoding LysR family transcriptional regulator — protein MICITTRDMSLYSWQIFLEVVNYKSFVKAARALNLTPSAVSHMIAKMEDDYGYPLFIRNRNSIELTSNGKILLPHVRNLLQCNDTLTQEIFSLKNTNSGVVRIASFNSTTQLWLTAILKEFYKKYPEIKVIVRQSGDLKIKKWIDRGEVDLAITPSSVIHDNTFFPLHKTPLVCMAPKDYFPLNGKTITIEDLKTLPIILQSEGYDTEPLKYLLDNGLSIDSNFRIESDDACRALVEHGFGFCITPKTAALCNSQNINIFSLVPVSYRTIGLVTVYPKYISPAAKLLRQQIFQFISDSDLMNV, from the coding sequence TTGATCTGTATCACAACACGTGATATGTCTCTATATTCCTGGCAGATTTTTCTTGAAGTCGTAAACTATAAAAGTTTTGTAAAAGCCGCACGCGCACTCAATCTCACTCCTTCTGCAGTCAGTCATATGATCGCCAAAATGGAAGACGACTACGGCTACCCGTTATTCATTCGAAACAGGAACAGTATTGAACTCACCTCAAATGGCAAAATTCTTCTGCCCCATGTGAGAAATCTTCTGCAATGCAATGATACTTTAACACAAGAAATTTTTAGTCTCAAAAACACAAATTCCGGCGTGGTTCGTATTGCTTCTTTTAACAGTACGACACAATTATGGCTCACGGCAATCTTAAAAGAATTTTATAAAAAATATCCGGAAATCAAAGTCATCGTCCGCCAGTCCGGGGATCTCAAGATAAAGAAATGGATTGACCGGGGAGAAGTAGACCTTGCGATCACGCCCTCCAGTGTGATACACGATAACACCTTTTTCCCACTGCATAAAACACCTCTTGTATGCATGGCTCCTAAAGACTATTTCCCCCTAAACGGGAAAACTATCACAATAGAGGACTTAAAGACGCTTCCGATTATTCTTCAATCGGAAGGATATGATACCGAGCCCCTAAAATATCTGCTCGACAATGGTCTTTCCATTGATTCTAACTTCCGTATTGAGTCAGACGACGCCTGCCGAGCTTTGGTTGAACACGGCTTTGGATTTTGCATCACTCCTAAAACAGCTGCTTTATGTAACTCTCAAAACATAAATATCTTTTCTCTTGTTCCTGTCTCTTATCGAACCATCGGCCTTGTCACCGTCTATCCAAAATACATTTCTCCTGCAGCAAAATTATTGCGCCAACAGATTTTTCAGTTTATCTCTGACTCAGATTTGATGAACGTATAA
- a CDS encoding PLP-dependent aminotransferase family protein, whose amino-acid sequence MTKYAKRVYVMEEEAKKLDSLTGNLTSNDIISFAAGAPAKEAYPFDALREISQDVFQKSAKGYESVKYGSAVGFPSLREMVCEELLTPRGLHTKAENVMITSGGIQPMNLLCQLLIDPGDVILVETPTFVHTTMIFKMFQAKVVPCVMDDDGMVLEDVEEKIKKYRPKMVYTIPTFQNPTGITMSLERRRRLAELGSKYDVVILEDDPYREIRYSGEHLLPIKAFDTTGHTVFANSFSKIFSPGSRLGYLVASDEMIRRLSDIKLGTDTCTNTIAQAICTEFFKKGYYPDHLKRICDIYRGRRDVMLESIDAYFPERTKHTCPDGGYYVWVELPKSIDATELASRIAKELNICYGIGSAFYSEGAPEGAGRNCMRMNFSGLEQEVIRENVKKLGEFLQEER is encoded by the coding sequence ATGACGAAATATGCGAAGCGAGTGTACGTGATGGAGGAAGAAGCAAAAAAGTTGGATTCTTTGACTGGAAATTTAACCAGCAACGACATCATTTCTTTTGCAGCGGGAGCGCCGGCTAAAGAAGCTTATCCATTCGATGCTTTGCGTGAAATCTCACAGGATGTTTTCCAGAAAAGTGCAAAGGGCTATGAATCGGTAAAATATGGCTCGGCAGTTGGATTTCCTAGTTTGAGAGAAATGGTGTGTGAGGAACTGCTTACACCTAGAGGCCTTCACACGAAGGCAGAGAACGTTATGATTACAAGCGGCGGAATTCAGCCGATGAATCTTCTGTGCCAGTTGTTGATTGATCCAGGAGATGTGATCTTGGTGGAAACACCAACTTTTGTACACACTACTATGATTTTTAAAATGTTTCAGGCAAAAGTGGTTCCATGTGTGATGGATGATGACGGGATGGTTCTGGAAGATGTAGAAGAAAAGATAAAAAAGTATCGACCTAAGATGGTGTATACGATCCCAACATTCCAGAATCCTACGGGAATTACCATGTCTTTGGAGAGAAGAAGACGTCTGGCTGAATTGGGAAGCAAATATGACGTCGTTATTCTGGAAGATGATCCTTATCGTGAGATTCGTTATAGCGGCGAACATTTGCTGCCGATTAAAGCCTTTGATACCACAGGGCATACAGTCTTTGCCAACAGTTTTTCAAAAATCTTCTCTCCGGGCAGCCGATTGGGATATTTGGTGGCCAGTGACGAGATGATCCGCAGATTAAGCGACATTAAACTGGGGACAGATACCTGTACCAATACGATAGCTCAGGCGATCTGTACAGAGTTTTTCAAAAAAGGATATTATCCAGATCATCTGAAGAGAATCTGTGATATTTATCGCGGAAGAAGGGATGTTATGCTGGAGAGCATTGACGCGTATTTCCCAGAAAGAACGAAACATACCTGTCCTGATGGTGGGTACTATGTATGGGTGGAACTTCCAAAATCGATTGATGCGACGGAGCTGGCGTCGAGAATTGCAAAAGAGCTGAATATATGCTATGGAATCGGAAGTGCATTTTATTCAGAGGGGGCACCAGAAGGCGCAGGAAGAAACTGTATGCGTATGAATTTCAGTGGTCTTGAGCAAGAAGTAATTCGCGAAAACGTAAAAAAATTGGGAGAGTTTTTGCAGGAGGAGAGATAA
- a CDS encoding HpcH/HpaI aldolase family protein gives MKNQLKEKINNQGKVLGTFFTMGNMSAMECLGYTGLDFVIVDTEHGPFDTETAMNLIRAAENVRLTPLMRIADVSHKEIQRAADIGAKGLIVPCLRTMDEMKSLVNLAKFSPVGNRGFIKGRGCGFGYKEWAKDIREFMETSNEQLLVLPQCETVECLNIIEDVVEIEGIDGIFIGPFDLSIAMGIPAQFDHPDFTAAIERILRACKKASKLTFIFTRNLADAKKYMEKGFDGIAHTIDSTVLIEGYRTIVENLKESI, from the coding sequence ATGAAAAATCAGCTAAAAGAGAAAATAAACAATCAGGGGAAGGTGCTCGGAACTTTTTTTACAATGGGAAATATGAGTGCAATGGAATGCTTGGGTTATACGGGATTAGATTTTGTGATTGTGGATACGGAGCATGGACCTTTTGACACGGAGACGGCGATGAATTTGATACGGGCAGCAGAAAATGTGCGTTTGACTCCACTGATGCGTATTGCAGATGTTTCTCATAAAGAAATTCAAAGAGCTGCCGATATTGGGGCAAAAGGGCTGATTGTCCCCTGTCTCAGAACTATGGATGAGATGAAAAGTCTGGTGAATTTGGCAAAATTCTCGCCGGTTGGAAACCGAGGGTTTATTAAAGGACGCGGTTGCGGCTTTGGTTACAAGGAATGGGCGAAAGATATTCGAGAGTTTATGGAAACGTCCAATGAACAATTGCTGGTTCTTCCTCAGTGCGAGACGGTAGAATGTTTGAATATCATTGAAGATGTGGTAGAAATAGAAGGTATCGACGGTATCTTTATAGGGCCGTTTGATTTGTCTATTGCAATGGGAATACCTGCGCAATTTGACCATCCAGATTTTACAGCTGCAATTGAGCGCATTTTAAGAGCATGTAAAAAAGCAAGTAAACTGACTTTCATATTTACGAGGAATCTTGCGGATGCAAAAAAATATATGGAAAAAGGTTTTGATGGAATTGCTCACACTATTGACTCCACAGTTTTAATAGAAGGATACCGGACAATTGTAGAAAATTTGAAGGAATCTATATAA
- a CDS encoding Na+/H+ antiporter NhaC family protein, translating to MGESSDKLEFHGGKGMSLVPLILSIIFAIYFFGFAGCYDTIALALGSFVALILGSFFAKGVENYWNAVISGMSDELGNTLALILVVVGIFGKMMSRGQITEGFIWLGDIIHIGGSTICVFTFIITAIIATSTGSSVSTILTMIPILMPVAAIMNANIPVFIGAVISGALFGDSIGPVSDVTIASSQTQEYANRSGRPDIGGVVKARLKYSLTAFVITMALFFIFGSNGTIGVMEEDLMAKYSNPRGLFMLIPMVLLLAFAFKTRNIFLAATVGIISGTVVGLITGIMTPADILTVSDGVLGGFIIDGINNVVGTILFVYALVGMIGILKKCGMMGAMVEKLSNSKAAGSVVGTELIISFGSALTGLLIGSANGPACLMFGTIGNELGKKAKLHPYRRANLIAAFTSSLPIMNPFSSLFIILAMGAVNSVCEEYSFIGTVSPLSLPPYMFFCIVFPLVFLVSIFTGWGREYEGENGEVMRRTKK from the coding sequence ATGGGCGAAAGTAGCGATAAATTAGAGTTTCATGGTGGTAAAGGAATGAGTTTAGTGCCATTGATACTGTCGATTATATTTGCGATTTACTTTTTTGGGTTTGCAGGGTGTTATGATACCATTGCTTTGGCTCTGGGAAGTTTTGTAGCATTGATTTTGGGAAGTTTCTTTGCAAAGGGTGTGGAGAACTACTGGAATGCCGTTATCTCTGGAATGTCAGACGAATTAGGAAATACTTTGGCACTGATTTTGGTTGTTGTCGGGATTTTCGGAAAAATGATGTCGAGAGGGCAGATTACCGAAGGGTTTATCTGGCTTGGGGATATTATTCATATAGGAGGGAGCACAATTTGCGTTTTCACGTTTATTATTACAGCGATTATTGCTACGTCCACTGGATCTTCAGTTAGCACGATTCTGACAATGATCCCAATTTTAATGCCAGTGGCAGCGATTATGAACGCCAATATACCGGTATTTATTGGGGCAGTAATCAGTGGAGCTTTGTTTGGCGATTCGATCGGACCGGTTTCGGATGTAACGATTGCGTCGTCTCAGACTCAAGAATACGCAAACCGAAGCGGCAGACCAGATATCGGCGGGGTTGTAAAAGCGAGACTGAAGTATTCCCTGACTGCTTTTGTGATTACGATGGCTTTGTTCTTTATCTTTGGTTCTAACGGGACGATCGGGGTGATGGAAGAAGACCTGATGGCCAAGTATTCGAACCCGCGCGGACTGTTTATGTTGATACCGATGGTCTTGCTTTTGGCATTTGCGTTTAAGACCAGAAATATTTTTCTGGCAGCTACCGTGGGGATTATTAGCGGAACGGTGGTAGGCCTGATTACTGGAATTATGACACCAGCAGATATTTTGACTGTATCCGATGGCGTTTTAGGTGGGTTTATCATTGATGGTATAAATAATGTAGTCGGAACAATCCTATTTGTATATGCGTTGGTTGGAATGATAGGAATTTTGAAAAAATGCGGTATGATGGGTGCTATGGTAGAAAAATTGTCAAACAGCAAAGCAGCAGGATCAGTAGTCGGAACAGAGTTAATTATTTCGTTTGGTTCAGCACTTACTGGTCTTTTGATTGGCTCGGCAAATGGACCGGCTTGTCTAATGTTTGGAACCATAGGCAATGAACTAGGGAAAAAGGCAAAATTGCATCCTTATCGTAGAGCTAATTTAATTGCTGCCTTTACTTCGTCTTTACCGATTATGAATCCTTTCTCAAGCTTGTTTATCATATTGGCTATGGGAGCAGTAAATAGTGTTTGTGAGGAATATTCTTTTATTGGAACGGTGAGTCCGTTGTCTCTTCCTCCATATATGTTTTTCTGCATTGTCTTTCCATTAGTATTTCTAGTTTCAATTTTTACTGGATGGGGCCGGGAGTATGAAGGTGAAAATGGCGAAGTTATGAGAAGAACTAAAAAATAA
- a CDS encoding APC family permease: MKEKKKIGLTGCILMGIGCIVGSGIFGSLPEIISTTGGGIVYALILAAIVIILRSITRMYTIAALPTSASTFMHATKLMHPYVGALISVNAFLQPTMVALFGVLFATYFQELFPGCPLSSTTVSVCLLAAFAVLAWFGNKSTISVGNIIVIILLAAIAVYIVCGLPHLNPENISFMSVIKPGISVSAVSAAAGVLTSSLSGASSCAELADDVKNPGRNVPITLIVCPVLVCLTYILMAVVTLGVVPYANLESLAQVARHFLSPELMIFFIVGGPIAGIITSLIPVALACVAVFDFSSRNRIYPEVLSKKNKYGVPYWSLLIVSAISIGICATGATFGVVMTVFSLTNTIGELPNTISPIFAYKKYPKSCDNSSVRMSSKVATALSVITFLICIYLCVEMVKTLGIQEIALTAAVYLLGYVYFFVRVRYLRQKENYDLIGELKKPYERWMEREKSL, encoded by the coding sequence GTGAAAGAAAAGAAGAAAATCGGTTTGACTGGTTGCATTTTAATGGGAATCGGTTGTATCGTGGGTTCAGGAATCTTTGGCTCTCTGCCAGAGATCATCAGCACCACAGGGGGTGGTATTGTCTATGCGTTGATTTTAGCGGCCATTGTGATTATTCTCAGGTCAATTACAAGGATGTATACGATTGCGGCTCTACCTACCAGCGCATCTACCTTTATGCATGCTACGAAACTGATGCATCCCTATGTAGGGGCTCTGATTTCGGTCAATGCGTTTTTGCAGCCTACTATGGTAGCGTTGTTTGGTGTTTTGTTTGCGACATACTTTCAGGAATTGTTTCCTGGGTGTCCTCTTAGCAGTACAACAGTCAGTGTATGCCTTTTAGCGGCATTTGCGGTTTTGGCCTGGTTTGGAAATAAGTCTACGATATCTGTGGGCAATATCATCGTGATAATTCTGTTGGCAGCGATTGCTGTGTACATAGTCTGCGGTCTTCCTCATTTAAACCCGGAGAATATCAGTTTTATGTCTGTGATCAAACCGGGAATTTCCGTGAGTGCTGTCAGCGCGGCAGCAGGAGTGTTGACTTCTTCTTTGTCTGGTGCCAGTTCCTGTGCGGAGCTTGCAGATGATGTAAAAAACCCGGGCAGAAATGTGCCGATTACTTTGATTGTGTGTCCAGTATTGGTATGTCTGACGTATATTTTGATGGCGGTAGTCACGTTAGGAGTGGTGCCCTACGCGAATCTGGAATCTCTGGCACAGGTGGCCAGACATTTTTTGTCACCTGAACTGATGATTTTCTTTATCGTGGGAGGACCGATTGCGGGGATTATCACTTCTTTGATTCCTGTCGCATTGGCCTGTGTAGCGGTTTTTGATTTTTCGTCCAGAAACCGTATTTATCCAGAGGTGTTATCTAAGAAGAATAAGTATGGAGTGCCCTATTGGAGTTTGCTGATTGTATCAGCAATTTCTATTGGAATCTGTGCTACGGGCGCGACTTTTGGTGTGGTGATGACTGTATTTTCTCTGACGAATACCATCGGAGAGCTGCCTAATACTATCTCTCCGATCTTTGCCTACAAAAAATATCCAAAAAGCTGTGACAATTCCAGTGTGAGAATGTCCAGTAAGGTGGCGACAGCGTTGTCGGTGATTACTTTCCTAATCTGTATCTATCTGTGTGTGGAGATGGTGAAAACTCTCGGAATACAGGAGATTGCTCTGACGGCAGCAGTCTATCTTCTGGGATATGTCTATTTTTTTGTGCGGGTTCGCTATCTGAGACAGAAAGAAAATTACGATTTGATTGGAGAATTGAAAAAACCGTATGAGCGTTGGATGGAGAGAGAAAAATCTCTGTGA
- a CDS encoding aminotransferase class V-fold PLP-dependent enzyme — protein MEKNFLEQLERERARFPVLQNTAYLETAGTGLIPDYVYEGVKKYQDDRYLIGGDSRWGEGKGTLTMIAEAKENLAKMINAFPEDLAFGNNSSQMFNLFVNGIGLKSGDNVVLAEGGWIGTRYAWQLQENYGVELRYVKPIKGVVTPQMLFEKCDSCTKAVSVNYVESTTGFRVDAAEIGAWCRRKGIWFAVDGVQALGILSVDVERDQIDFLVGNDYKWMMHYSGLGYAYIHPKLREHLHHWGAGWMSDVDRFNTSKEHLVLRRDAGAYEQGYPTVSGIFALGMVAEHYLNLGGKRLENYMLDFVEKACEALEKIPGVSVWNKYERKNRSTIVVVLLSKELQVDQEKLDKARVAAHVQDGALYGADRSMRISFHYYNNWEDVKALCQAIQGCRE, from the coding sequence ATGGAGAAAAATTTTCTGGAACAGTTGGAAAGAGAAAGAGCGAGATTTCCTGTTTTGCAAAATACAGCTTATTTGGAGACTGCTGGTACTGGCCTGATTCCAGATTATGTGTATGAAGGGGTAAAAAAATACCAGGACGATAGGTATTTGATCGGCGGAGATTCCAGATGGGGCGAAGGAAAAGGGACTCTTACGATGATTGCTGAGGCAAAAGAAAATTTGGCTAAAATGATCAATGCGTTCCCGGAAGATCTTGCATTCGGTAATAACTCTTCTCAAATGTTTAATTTGTTTGTAAATGGGATTGGACTGAAAAGTGGGGATAACGTGGTTTTGGCAGAGGGCGGATGGATTGGAACCCGTTATGCGTGGCAGCTTCAAGAAAATTATGGAGTAGAGCTTCGGTATGTCAAACCAATTAAAGGGGTTGTAACTCCCCAGATGCTGTTTGAAAAATGCGATTCATGTACAAAGGCAGTCTCAGTAAACTATGTGGAGAGTACGACGGGATTTCGCGTCGATGCCGCTGAGATTGGAGCATGGTGCCGCAGGAAGGGAATTTGGTTTGCCGTCGACGGGGTACAGGCCCTGGGAATTTTATCTGTGGACGTGGAAAGGGACCAGATAGATTTTTTAGTGGGAAATGATTATAAGTGGATGATGCACTACAGTGGTTTGGGATATGCGTATATTCATCCGAAATTGAGAGAGCATCTGCACCATTGGGGAGCAGGATGGATGTCAGATGTGGACCGGTTTAATACGTCGAAGGAACATTTGGTGCTTCGAAGAGACGCCGGTGCATACGAGCAGGGATATCCCACCGTTTCTGGAATTTTCGCTCTCGGGATGGTGGCGGAGCACTACCTGAATCTGGGTGGAAAACGTCTGGAGAACTATATGCTGGACTTCGTAGAGAAAGCCTGTGAAGCGCTGGAAAAAATTCCTGGAGTGTCTGTGTGGAATAAATATGAGAGAAAAAACCGTTCCACGATTGTAGTGGTGTTATTGTCTAAAGAACTACAGGTGGACCAGGAGAAGCTCGATAAGGCGCGTGTCGCGGCTCATGTTCAGGATGGCGCCCTGTATGGGGCGGACCGGAGTATGCGTATTAGCTTTCACTACTATAACAACTGGGAGGATGTAAAAGCCTTGTGTCAGGCGATTCAAGGTTGTAGAGAATAA
- a CDS encoding RidA family protein, with protein MREREISILRQNKEGVRWEDIFLSVKKMDVEKKLKELKIELSAGPSPMANYVSVQKAGTLWFFSGAGPLKDGKATVTGRLGENLTTEQGYAAAREAGIVLLASLKRELNGDWERLEQIVKVQGFVSSTDDYYEQPKVINGVSDLFVEVLGDRGRHARTALGTNVLPFGLPLEVEMIVKVRE; from the coding sequence GTGAGAGAGCGAGAAATATCTATCCTGCGGCAAAATAAAGAAGGAGTGAGATGGGAAGACATCTTCCTGTCGGTGAAAAAGATGGATGTAGAGAAAAAATTGAAAGAACTGAAAATCGAACTATCAGCAGGGCCTTCGCCAATGGCAAATTATGTGAGCGTCCAAAAAGCCGGGACACTTTGGTTCTTTTCGGGAGCCGGTCCTTTAAAAGACGGCAAGGCCACGGTGACTGGCCGCCTGGGAGAGAATCTGACGACAGAACAGGGCTATGCGGCAGCCCGGGAAGCAGGAATTGTGCTGCTGGCGTCCTTGAAGAGAGAACTGAACGGGGATTGGGAGCGCTTAGAGCAGATTGTAAAGGTACAAGGCTTTGTCTCTAGTACAGATGACTATTATGAGCAACCAAAAGTGATTAACGGGGTTTCAGATTTATTTGTGGAGGTTTTGGGGGACCGGGGACGCCATGCCAGAACTGCTCTGGGGACGAATGTATTGCCGTTTGGGCTTCCTCTGGAGGTAGAAATGATTGTGAAAGTGAGGGAGTGA
- a CDS encoding helix-turn-helix domain-containing protein, with protein sequence MAIILRLDRVMADRKISLKDLAEQVGIANINLSKIKTGKVSAIRFSTLNAICKALDCQPGDILEYQKDIEE encoded by the coding sequence ATGGCTATTATATTAAGATTAGACAGGGTAATGGCAGATAGAAAAATCAGCTTGAAAGATTTAGCAGAGCAGGTGGGGATTGCAAATATAAATTTATCTAAAATTAAAACAGGAAAAGTGAGTGCAATACGTTTTTCCACGTTAAATGCTATTTGCAAGGCACTGGATTGTCAGCCTGGGGATATATTGGAATATCAGAAAGACATAGAAGAATAA